The following are from one region of the Indicator indicator isolate 239-I01 chromosome 14, UM_Iind_1.1, whole genome shotgun sequence genome:
- the CDCA3 gene encoding cell division cycle-associated protein 3: MGVSASTPATPAVLRNKHLAHVSDPRSPSAGIPRTPIEVVSSPMGSPQPGPAEPAVGISQDRDPRSPTPGIFRTPTSAVWSDSVDHLVKQLGEILGDEAAAQEPAPPDAACPAEELARRSSLPPGGPGAATAVSEEKVATPPSPCAAPAWPARVAGHGFSSGSKPMRRKTTTKVLATAGGAGRSPLSILQDDNSPSAPAPRQGKRHVLGENLGEKEVTVDPSRSLKSGNYTWNDLNKENQQCPFVEN, translated from the exons ATGGGGGTCTCCGCCAGTACCCCGGCTACCCCCGCCGTCCTCCGCAACAAGCACCTGGCTCATGTTAGCGACCCCCGCTCCCCGAGCGCCGGCATCCCGCGCACCCCCATTGAG GTGGTGAGCTCCCCGATGGGCAGTCCTCAGCCTGGCCCCGCCGAGCCGGCGGTGGGTATCAGTCAGGACCGGGACCCGCGCTCGCCAACGCCCGGTATCTTCCGCACGCCCACGAGTGCCGTGTGGAGCG ACAGTGTGGATCACCTGGTGAAGCAGCTCGGTGAGATCCTCGGTGATGAGGCCGCGGCGCAAGAGCCGGCGCCGCCAGACGCAGCCTGCCCCGCCGAGGAGCTGGCCCGGCGGAGCTCTCTGCCCCCGGGAGGCCCAGGAGCGGCCACTGCCGTCTCGGAGGAGAAGGTGGCGACGCCACCCTCTCCCTGCGCGGCCCCGGCTTGGCCAGCCCGTGTTGCCGGGCATGGCTTCTCTTCGG GGAGTAAGCCCATGAGACGCAAGACCACCACCAAAGTCCTGGCAACAGCTGGTGGAGCTGGCcgctctcccctcagcatcctacAAGATGATAATTCCCCCAGTGCTCCTGCCCCTCGCCAG GGTAAGAGGCATGTGTTGGGAGAGAACCTTGGGGAGAAAGAAGTAACAGTGGACCCAAGCAGGAGCCTCAAATCTGGGAACTACACTTGGAATGACTTGAACAAAGAGAACCAACAGTGCCCGTTTGTGGAGAACTAG
- the GNB3 gene encoding guanine nucleotide-binding protein G(I)/G(S)/G(T) subunit beta-3 translates to MGEMEQMKQEAEQLKKQIADARKACADTTLAQIVSGVEVVGRIQMRTRRTLRGHLAKIYAMHWSTDSKLLVSASQDGKLIVWDTYTTNKVHAIPLRSSWVMTCAYAPSGNFVACGGLDNMCSIYNLKTREGNVKVSRELSAHTGYLSCCRFLDDNNIVTSSGDTTCALWDIETGQQKTVFIGHTGDCMSLAVSPDFKLFISGACDATAKLWDVREGSCRQTFSGHESDINAICFFPNGEAICTGSDDATCRLFDLRADQELLVYSHESIICGITSVAFSRSGRLLLAGYDDFNCNIWDSLKAERVGILSGHDNRVSCLGVTADGMAVATGSWDSFLKIWN, encoded by the exons ATGGGGGAAATGGAACAGATGAAGCAGGAGGCCGAGCAGCTGAAGAAGCAGATTGCG gaTGCCCGGAAAGCCTGTGCAGACACAACGCTTGCTCAG ATTGTGTCTGGAGTGGAGGTTGTTGGCCGCATCCAGATGCGGACCCGAAGGACCCTGCGTGGGCATCTGGCCAAGATCTATGCCATGCACTGGTCCACAGACTCCAA ACTTCTGGTGAGTGCCTCACAAGATGGGAAGCTGATTGTGTGGGACACGTACACAACCAACAAG GTTCATGCCATCCCTTTGCGTTCTTCCTGGGTCATGACCTGTGCCTATGCCCCCTCAGGCAATTTTGTGGCCTGTGGGGGCCTCGACAACATGTGCTCCATCTACAACCTCAAGACTCGTGAAGGCAACGTCAAAGTGAGCAGGGAGCTCTCAGCCCATACAG GTTACCTGTCCTGCTGCCGATTCCTTGATGACAACAACATTGTGACTAGCTCTGGAGACACCACATG TGCGCTCTGGGACATTGAGACGGGGCAACAGAAGACTGTGTTCATAGGTCACACTGGAGACTGTATGAGCTTGGCTGTCTCCCCAGACTTCAAACTCTTCATCTCTGGGGCTTGTGATGCTACTGCCAAACTGTGGGACGTGCGGGAGGGCTCCTGCCGCCAGACCTTCTCAGGGCACGAGTCCGACATCAACGCCATCTGC TTCTTCCCCAACGGTGAGGCCATCTGCACGGGTTCGGACGATGCCACCTGCCGCCTGTTTGACCTGCGGGCGGACCAGGAGCTCCTTGTGTACTCCCACGAGAGCATCATCTGTGGGATCACCTCCGTCGCCTTCTCCCGCAGCGGCCGCCTCCTGCTCGCTGGCTACGACGACTTCAACTGCAACATCTGGGACTCTCTGAAAGCAGAGCGTGTGG GAATCCTTTCTGGCCATGACAACAGAGTGAGCTGCCTGGGAGTGACAGCAGATGGTATGGCTGTTGCCACTGGCTCCTGGGACAGCTTCCTCAAGATCTGGAATTGA